The following nucleotide sequence is from Streptomyces sp. HUAS CB01.
CCTGGCTCACCCCTGGCCCGGCGCGGGCTCGCCGCCACAGCCAGCCGTGCACCACCGGTCACCGGCGCCAACGCGCCAGGGGCGCGGCAACCCAGGGCCAGTGAACTCTCTATGAGCCCATGTCAGCACGAGCAGCAGAGCCCTGGGACCCGGCGCCGCACCCGCCATGACCCACCAGGCACCCCTTGGCAACACCCCCGGCCACAACAGTCCGCTCCCCACCACCGTCTGGCTCCCGGACGCCGACGAGCCCAACACCGCCCCGATCCCGGGATGCGTCCTGCCGGCCTGGGCCCTCGACAAAGTCCGCACCGACTTCGTCGGGCACCCCGGGCACCAGCCCGTGCCCCTGCTGAAGATCGCAATCCGCGACATGGGCCCGGGCGCCACCGCCCGCATCCCCACCACCGCCTTCACCACTCACACGGCACAGGGCGACGCCCCCCAGCGCATGCGGATCCTCCTCGCGGAAATCCACCCCGACGCCTACCCCGTTCCCGGAGAACCCCTGTCGTCATCCGCCCCCGACGTGCCCGGTATTGCGGAGGACGGCTGGCCGGGCTTCTTTTACCACGCCCACCGACTCCTCCCCGACAACGGCCACCTGCTGCTCGCCACCCGCCAGCGCAGGGACTCCGGACGACTCACCGACCCGCTAGGAGCCCTCATCGCCGCTGCCCGCACCGCAGGCTTCCGCTACCTCCAGCACATCGTGGTCGCCTACGCCCGCCCGGACGGCGACGGACTCGTCCCCGTGCCGCCCGCGGATGCCTCACCCGGCGTCGCCCATTGCGACGTGATCGCCCTCTCCGTCATCCGCCACAAGTAGCCAACCAGAGGAGAAGCGCCCGTGACCCACTCAGCATCGGTGTGGAACACCGCCCCCACATCCGCCCCCAAGCAACGCAAGAGAAACTACGTCCCCGGCTCGGCCGCCCACCCGGCCAAGATGCTCCCCCAGATCGCCGCCCACGCAATCTCCACCTACACCCGCCCCGGCGACCTCGTGCTGGACCCGATGTGCGGCATCGGCACCACCCTCGTCGAGGCGATCCGCCTCGGCCGCCCGGCCCTCGGTACGGAGTACGAACCCCGCTGGGCCGCACTCGCCAGTGCCAATGCCCGCCACGTCATGAACGCGACCGGAACCGGACGAGGTGAAGTCGTCTGCGGCGACGCACGGCGCCTGACCACCCTCATCGACAAACAGCACCACGGCAAGGTCGCCCTCGTCGTCACCTCACCCCCCTACGGCAACTCCGTTCACGGACAGGTCCGCTCCACCAAGGAAACCGGCAACCCCGGCGTGCTGAAGAAGGACCACCGCTACAGCCACGACCCGTCCAACCTCGCCCATGTCTCCACCGACCAGTTGCTGGAAGCCTTCACCGAGATCCTCACCCAGTGCCGAAGGGTGCTGCGACCCGGCGGCACCATTGTTGTCACCACCCGCCCATGGCGCGAGCACGGTGAACTCATCGACCTCCCCTCGGCCGTTCTGGGCGCCGGCAAGGCGGCCGGACTGCAACCGACTGAACGCTGCGTCGCACTCCTGGCCGGCATCCGCAACGGCAGGGTGATCAACCGCCCATCCTTCTTCCAGATGAAGAACGTGCGCGACGCTCGCCGCGTCGGCATCCCTCAGTGCGTCATCCAGCACGAAGACGTCCTCGTCTTCGCGCGACCCCAATCGCGCACAGGACCCGCGCACAGGTAGCAACGCAGCACAGAGACCCTGACCGAGAAACAGACACGGCAGAGCGCGCAACGCCTACTCCCGCTCTAGAGAGGGCCGGGCAGCGAGGTACACCCTCAGCAGAAGCGAGCGCAGAGAAGGGCCGGGGCGCAAACGCGCCCCGGCCCCGGTCGGATCACCTCGCGCGGCGGTCCCGCTGCCGTACGGTCCTCAGCCCGGTCAGCGCGTCGCCGACGCGTTGTTGGGGGATGCCGGTTACGCGGGGGATCGCGGTGTCGTTGTGGTTGCCGGTCAGATAGTCATCGGGCCGGAGCAATTCGTCGTCATGGTCGCGGTGGGCATGCATGATCGCTGTCCCTTCAAGGGGCGTGATGGGGGAGGGGAGCGACCGGGGTGGGGTGCCGTTCCCCATCCCCGATCAAGAACAACGATACAGCGACTCGTGACAATGGGTTGGTGGCGCGCCGTGGTCCGGAGCGCTCAATACCCTTCTCTGTCACGCGAAATGTGGGGACGATGTCCCCGTCGTACGCCAGCGTCGACGGAATTGAGCCGGGTCGGCCCGCATCTGTCGCCTCACGGCGCAACGTCGCATCCCCGCTTTTGGGTGGAGTGCGCCCGCTGCGGCTCCCGTTGGCAGTCGTCCCCACCGCTTCTGCAGTCGGGAACGCGGTGATCCCGTTCATGGCCGGCATGCTCGAGCGGTCTGGTCGCGTGCTGCAGCGTTTCCCTGTATCTACGTGTGTGAGGCGTTCCTGATGCCTCAAGTCGAGCCTGTTGTGTCGCTGGGCCGAAGTTCCGCGGTCGGAATTGCCCATGGCTGCCTGCTCTTGGCCTGAGTGACGGTCAGGTATCTGCAGCCTCCAGCCGCGCCTGCGCCGAGAGGCGTGAAGTAGCCGACTGTTCGCGAATGATTAGAACGTGACAGCTCATTGGCTCGAAAAGATCAGTTGAGTGGCAAGAAGTGATCATTGCGGAGTTTTGTGCATGCCGGGTAGGGTTCCGATGACCAGCTTGACCGGGTACGTGCCGGAGGGGACCGGCGAGGTGTTGACCGCACTTCGCTCCGGGCCGTGCGCGCACCGGAGCACGTTCGTAAGACCGGGGGGAACTGTGAGCTATCAGTCCGTGCGTGGCTACTTCGCGACAGTCGCATCCATCGTTGAGTCGCCGTGCGGGCGCCGATGCTGCGCCGCCGAATTGCACCTCCGCACGAACTGAAGTCCCAACCCTGGCCCAGAGGTCTCTGCCCGTAAGCCTCCTGTGGAATACGGTGCGGCACGCCTCTGCTTGGCGGCGCAGGGTTCATCTCCCCGGTCGGCTGTGGATGTGCGCGATCGACGCCCGAGTGAGCTTCTGCCATGAGGGGACTCCCTGAGAGCCAGGAGCCGCAGGCCTGCCTGCCGGCCCGCCTCGGGAGCTGTCCAATCACGGTTGACCCCCGTCACCTTCTTCAACTGTCCATGCCCGCTTGCTCTTCGAATGCGGGCGCGTTGTGTCGTCGATTCGCGACGGCGGAGAGGTTTTGGCATCAGCATGAATACCAAGTACTTGGCTTCCTCGCGGAAGCGTCGGATCGTCACACGCGGGCTGGTGACCGCTACCGCACTTGCAGCGGTCAGCGGCGCGGTCGTGCCCAGTACCGCCGTGGCCGACGATCCTGCCGGTGCGGCGGAAGTGACGGCTCGGGCGGCGGGAATCGGTACCACCGACACGCAGCGGGTCGAGGCCGCGGCCGTGGTCGGGCTGGATCCGACGGCGGACGTCCTCCTGTTCAGTGACTACGACTTCATCCACGCGCTCTGGCAGAAGGCCAGAGACGCGGGTGAGAGACTCGACGCGGTTCGGACAGCGGCAGAGCAGGCCATGGCCAGCACAGCAGCCGAAGACCACGTGCGTTTCATCGTCACGGGCATCCACGAGGCGCACAGGCTCGATCAGCAGCGCGAGCGGGACAAGGCCGAGGAAGAGCGTGTCACCCGGCTCGCCAGGACACAGGTGTTGCTGGCCATCGGTATCCCCAGCAGCCCTGAACTTCGGGGCCTGACGGACGACAACTTCATCCGTACGGTCGCCAGGCATTCCGCGGCCGGCCCCGAGGTGCGGGCCGCGGCGCTCAAGGCATTGGCCGGCGAGGCGGCGGACTGGCGAGAGTTCATCATCAACGGTGCCCGGGAGGCCCACAAGCGGGACGTGGCCAGGGAGCTGGCGGAACTGGAGGAGCAGAACCGCAAGGAGGCCGAGCGCCGCAAGGAACTCGCAGCCCGCCACAGCACGGCCGCCCTCTTCCGCATCACGCCCTCCGAGGCGATGCTCGCGCTGACCGACGACAACTTCCTCCGCGAGCTTCTGCGCCTGGCCCCCGGAGACCTCAAGGGGACCGAGCTGCTCACGGCCGCTCAGCGCGCGGTCCTGAGCTCGAACGCCGCGGACTGGAAAGCGTTCATCTACACCGGAGCCGACGCCGCGTTCAAGCGTGACGACGAAAACCGCCGCAAGAAGCTCGCCGAGGCCAACCGCAAGCTCGCCCTGCAGATCCAGGCTGCGGCAGAGAACAGCGGCGTGAACCCCAATCTGGCCGCTGCCGCAAATAAGGTACTGGCCGGGACCGATGACACCGCCGTTGCAGAATTCCTCAAGGAAGACACGCAGTACCGGCTCAAGCGCCAGTCCCTGAGGGTACGGGACACCACTGAGTACGCGCGCCAGACCGACGCAGACCGCGGGCGGGTGACTCTGAGCAGCTCGATCAACAGCAGCAGCGTGCTGGCCGACCGTGAGGACGCCACCTGGGTCATCGTGCCGTCCCTCGCGAACGAGCCCGGCTGCTACTCCTTCGAGTCCGTGCGCAAGCCCGGCTACTACCTCAGGAGCGGCAAGGTCGAGCAGAACGCGCTTCGGGTGGAGATCGCTGCCGACGACCGGAGCAGTGTCTTCCGCAAGAGCGCCACGTGGTGTGTCCGCCCCGCCCCAAGGCCGGTGCAGGGTGGTGTGGGTTTCACACAGGCGGCTGGGTCGGGCGTGAACTGGCTCTCGCCCACGACGAAGGACGTCTACGCCCGCTCCACCTTCGCCTTCCCCCTGCCTGGGAGCGCCGACGGAGAGGCTCGGAGCATCCGTCTTGCAGCCTGGCGCATCCTGCCGCCGCTGGCGCGTTGATTTGTCCGAATGAACGAGGGCTCATACACCGTCGTGAAGGGGAACAGAATGATGGGAGGCTTTGCGAGGCGTGGCATGAAACATCGGAGGTGGGTCACGTCTGGGATGGCAATCGGCGCGCTGGCCTTCAGCGGCGCGCTCGCCGACGCGGCGCCTGCCCAGGCACAGACCGCGACAGTTGCCGATCCGGCCGGGCCCCCGTCCCAGGTGGTGACCGCTGCTGCCGATGAGGCGCGGGAACATGTGCTGCGCCTGGCGAAGTCGGGGTTGCCTGCGGAGATCCGTACGTCGGCGTGGAACGCATTGCGCAGCACGCGCGGTGATGCGGCAATTGCGGAATGGTTGGCCCCCGGGGGCGGATACGACTCGGCGAAGCAGCGCTTGCGTGATGCCCGGTTGCGCAACCGGGCGTTCTGCGAACGGGTGGTCAGCACGCATCCGGTCGGGTTCTCGCCGGAAGTTCGCACTGCCGCGGAACGGGCGATGAAGGGCACTGATGCCGATCGGGCCGCGTTCGTGAAGTCCGGTTACGCGGAGGCGCAGCAGCGTGACCGCACCGTACGGGACAACAATGCGCAGCATCGTCTGGAGGTCGCCGAGCGGGACCGTGCCTTCGTTCGGAGGCTTGCGGAGAGCGAACCGGGCGAGCAGGTGAGGGTCGCCGCGCAGTGGGCGCTGCGCGCCGGATCCACGGATGCGGACATCGCGGAATTCTTCGGCTACGGCTGGGCGACGGGTGCCGCGTTGGACGTGGAGGCATACCGTCTACGGGTGGTGGACGCGGAAGTGCGACGTCACCACGTCCTGTCACTGTTGATCGCACAAGCGGTGTCCGCCGAGGACGCATTGAGGACGGCAGCGGACGCGGCGAAGGCACGGGCCGAGGCCGAGCGGGCCTGGAAGGCCGTGGCCGACCACGCGGACAGTGCACACAAAGCGTGGCTCGCCGAGCAGGAGACAGCCCGCGTGCAAGCGGAGAACTGGCAGAACATCGCCCGGCAATCCAAAGAGAGCGCCGACAGCATCTGGAAGCACATCACCCTCCCGGCCGAGGCCCGTCACGCCGACTGGGCCGAGGAACACTCTGAGGCCGCCATAACGGCCGCCTTCTGGAAGGACATGGCCGACCGGGCCACGGACAGCGAGAAGCGCGTAAAGGGCTGACCCGAGGGCCCGGCGCACTTCACCGAGCCCAGCGCTGCCGAACCGCAGCCACGGCCCGACCTGGCCCCCCTGCTCACGCAACCAGGGCAGGGGGCCTTCTCATGTCGCTTCCTCTACTCATCGATCTATCAAAGGAGTTCTCGTGAATGGGAGATTCCGGCCGATAGCCGGAACAGTGCGCGGCCGCGTGCCCGGCATAGCGGGCAGACTGCTGTCGATGGTGATGGCTCTGGCCATCCTGGGCGGTGTGGCGCCGGGCGCGGCATCTGCTGCCGTCACCTCGGCGAGGCCGGCGGACACGGCGACCCTGGCCCGGTTGGTGGCCGCGCTGCCGACTGCGCCGCCTGGCCCCGCTCCCGCGCGTTCCGAACTGGACGACATCAGCGATGAGCGCGACCGGCAGTTGGTGGAGGACCTCGCGGAGTTCGCGGAGGAGGAAGAGGTCCGCGAGGCCGCCAGGAAGGCACTGGAGAGCACGGATCCGAACGCGATCCGGGACTTCCTGGAGCGCGGTGAGGCCGAGGCGCGGCAGCGTGCCAAGGAGAAGCGGGACGCGGCCGATGCCGCCGACCGCCGCCGGATCGAGGCGCTGCGCGGTACCGGCGGGCCCTACTTCAACGCGGAGGTCGAGCGGGTCCTGAAGGGAACCGCCCGCGACCGGGCCGACTTCCTGGCGTTCGGCGCCGACATCGCGAGGCAGCGGGACAAGGCGACGGAGCAGAACGAGAAGGAACGCGCGGCGGAGAACCGCAAGCGGGTCGAGATGCTCGTGGCCGTGGGCGGCCCCGAGGTGAAGAGGGCCGCGCAGGCCGCTCTGGCCACCGGTGACGACAAGGCGATCGCCGAGTTCCTGGACAAGGGCTACCTGGTCGCCGCGCAGAAGGACGCGGACGACCGGGCGGCTCATGAGAAGGCGCAGAAGGAGGCGTTGGAGGCGGCGGAGCGGCTGCGGAAGCTGGCGGAGAACGCCGCCCGTGCCGCCGAGGCCCGTACCAAGCTGATCGCCGCGCACGGAAGCGCGGTGAAGGCGCTCAAGACCGCGTCGAACGCGATGAACGCGGCGGCCGCGCAGTCGCGCGAGGCCGACCGGATGCTCGCGGCCGACCGGGCCGGAAAGCGCGTCTCCGACTACGGGCCGGTCAAGGTGGAGATCGCCCGCCAGGTCGGTATCGCCGAGGACGCGTCCAGGCAGGCGCAGGTCGCGGCTCTGCAGGCCAAGGTGCAGGCGGATGTGCTGGTCGACACCGGGCTGACCCACGGCGTCCAGTGGTCGGAGGTCGCCTCCGGTATCGCGGGTGCGGCGGACGCGGCGGCCAAGGCGGCGGCCACCGCGCAGCACGCGGTGGACGCCTCGGCCGCCGACGCCGCCGGGCTGAACGCCAAGAACCAGGCCGAACTGCACGAGCAGCAGGCCAAGAAGTGGCGGGCGAACGCCGAGGAGCACGCGAAGGCCGCGGCCCGGCTCGCCGAGGCGGCGGCCAAGCAGGCGAAGATCGCGGCCGATGCGGCGGCCAAGTCCCGCCAGGCCCGGATCGCCGCCGAACAGGCCGAGAAGGAGGCGTGGGAGCACGCCCGCAAGACGCGGGACGCGCGGATCGAGGCACAGCGCCAGGCCAGGATCGCCGCCGAACAGCGGGCCATCGCCGAACGCGAGCGTGACCTCGCGGCGGCCGCCCGGGCGCGTGCGGAGCGGGAACGGGACATCGCCGCGGCGGCACGAGCACGTGCCGAAGCCGAGGCCCGTACCGCCTCGGCCAGGCGGGCCGACGCGCAGGCCGCCGCGGCCGTGGCCGCCGAGAAGCGGGCCACCGCGCAGACCCAGGAGGGCATCGCCGCCAAGGCCGACGAACAGGCCCGGGGCGAGGAGACCAAGGCCCGCACCGCCCGCAACAAGGCGGTCGAGGCCGAACGCGTCCACAACGCCGAAGCGGCCAGGGCCCGGGCGACCGAGGCGATGGCCGCCAAGGCCGCAGGCACCGAGCACGCCGAGACCGCGCGCACGGCGGCCACCGAGGCGCGCTCCGCGGCGAACGCCGCCGGCACGGCGGCCGGTACGGCCCGCGGGGCCGCGGACCAGGCGTCCGCGGCGGCGGTGCGTTCGCGGTCCGCGGCCATCGAGGCTGCCGGAGCGGCCGCGCGGGCACGGGCGGCGGCCGCGGAGGCCACCGCGCACGCGGCACGCGCCAACGCCGCCGCGAACAAGGCCGAAGCGGCCGCCTTCGCGGCGAACGCGGCGGCGAACCGGGCCGAGGCCGAGGCCGCGCTCACCCGCGCCGCCGCGCAGCGTGCCAATGCCCAGGCGGCCGAGGCCACCGCGCAGGAGGCCCGCGCGGGCATCGCGGCCCATGAGGCGTCCCGGCTGGCCGGACTGGCCGCCGTCCACGCCAACCAGTCGCTCCAGGCGGCCAACCGCACCCGTGACGAGGCCGACGGGGCCACCCGTGAGGCGGCGATGGCCCGCCTCCAGTCCACGATCGCGCTCCAGGCCGCCGCGTCGGCCCGTACCACCGCGGCCGGCATCGCCGACCCGGCGAACACCGCCATCGCGCTCACCGCGCCGTTCACCGGCACGGACGTCGACGCCGACTTCGCCGCCGAGGTGGCCAAGGCCGCCCAGGTGATGGGCCAGGCCGAGGTCACCAAGGCCGAGGCCAGGGCGGCCGAGGCGGTCAAGGCCGCCGAGGCCGCCGAAGCCGCCGCCAAGCGGGCCAACGCCCAGGTCGCCCCCGCCTTCAAGGCGGCGGCAGCGGCGGCGCGTTCCTCCGCCGACGCGGCCCGCTCCTCGGCGGCGGCGATGAAGTCCGCCGCCCAGGCGGCCGAGGACGGCGCCAAGGCCCGGGCCGCCGCGGCACGGGCCAACGAGGCCGACGCCCAGGCCCAGGCCGACGCCAAGCTCGCCCGCCAGGCCGCCAACCAGGCGTTCGCCGACGCGGCAGCAGCACGCAATGCCGCCACCCAGGCGGAGGCCGAGGCCGCCCGCGCCCGGGGCGCCGCCGCCGACGCCGAGAACCACGCGGCCGCCGCCAACGGCGCCGCGAACCTGGCCGAGCAGGAAGCGAGCGTCGCCCAGGGCGCCGCCGCCCAGGCGGAGAAGGACGCCACCGACGCGAACAAGTTCGCCGAGTCCGCCGAGAAGCACGCCACCTCCGCCGAGACGGCCGCCAAGAACGCCGGCACCTACGCCAAGGAGGCCGACGAGGCCGCCAAGAAGGCGGAGGAATACCAGCGAGAGCTGGAGCGCAAGGAGCGCGAGGAGGCCGCCAGGCCCGGAAAGGAGGTTTCCAGCGGTGACCTGACGGAGGCGGAGCGCAAGGCCCTCGAAGCCGCAGGCATCAGCGTGGCGGAGTTCGAGGCGGCCAAGGCACTCGCCCAGAAGAACCTCCTCGACTACCTCAAGGAGAACGGCGCCGAACTCCTCGTCGAACTCGCCGCCGAGGAGATCAAGGAATGCTGGGACGACCCCGACATCCCGACCTGCCTCTGGGCGATCGTCAACAACCTGCCCTGGACGAAGGCAGCCTCCCTCGTCACCAAGCTCCCGAAGCTCGGCAAAGCCATCTTGGGCATCAAGGACTTCCTCGACAAGGCAGCTGAGGCCAAAAGGACTGTCAAGAAGGCCGAAGAGGTAATCGAAAAGGTCCAGAAAAAAATTCCGGACTGCTTGGGTAAATCCAAGAAGAAGCCGACGCCGAAAAGCAGCAAGGCGCGTTCCGCAGCCGCGAAAGCCGACGACGATGACGAGTGCCTCACAGCGGAAACGGTAATCTACCGCTCGCCTGCCACAGGAAAGCGCGAAAGCGAGAAGAATGGCCTCAACCCGGCCAATCATGGCGGCGACTACCCTACCGCCTACTACGCCAACTTGCCTGAAGGTGCCGCGCAGTACGCAGGGAACGGCCACGATCTCGGATTTCACCGTTATGTAATGAAGCCGGGCTTCCGAAAGGCCTTCGGAGACCTGGAGTACCCGCTGGAAAACAAGAATAAATTCCCTGGCCTGACCGAATGGCGTATCCCGGCGAACCGAGCTGCCGAGTTCAACTCGTATATCGACCACAGCAAGACCGAATGGTGGGACGCTGCGCTAGGGTCGTACTACCCGCCTGCCGGATGAGACGTCCAGGACTGTCTTGAGGCTGCCGCGGGCGGCGTGCGACCGGTCCCTGTACAGCGTGTTAGAAAGGCGCAAGTTGGGCTGAACCCTTCTTGAAGGGGCGAGGCGAGCCCAGGCAGTAAGGCCTGGGCTCGCCTCGCCCCGCCGAGCGGGCGAAGCATTACGCGCAGATCGCAACGCGCGACGCAGCTTCTCTCGCACGCACCGAAACTGTGCAAGGCCACCGAGCGTTGAGAGGGCAAGCACACTCACTGCCTATCGAAAGGATGACAGCGTGATCAAACCTTCGGAGAACCCAGACCTTTGGAACTTTCTTGATTCGCTGCAATACGGTGATCTGCTTTCTGGGCAAGTTGTGGCGATCGAAAGATTCGGCGTTTTCGTAGATTTGGACGACGGTCCCGGCCATCCAGTTCTCCCTGGCGTAGGGTTCATTACCCTCCCGGAGCTGTCCTGGCAGTCATTCGAAGACCCGTCGGAGATCGTTCAAATCGGACAGTCCGTGTCGTGTATGTTCCTTCAATTTGATACCTGGAATGGGGAGGCCCGTCTCTCACTGCGAGAGACACTGCCGGACCCGTTCCAGGCGGTCGCCGACAGTATTCAAGTGGGTCAGGAGTTGACGACGCGCGTAACGAAACTCCTACCGTTCGGCGTTATCGTGGAAATCTCCGATGGGGTAGAAGCTGTGATTCATGAGAAGGAACTCATGGGAGAACCCGCCACCACCGCAAAGGAAGATGGGATCAAGGTTGGCGACGACATCGCCGCAGTGGTGCTTGGGCTCGACCGAGAGCGCCGGACGGTGACTCTCTCGCAGCGACAGGCTCGGACCAACCTCGGTTGACGGCTCCCTGTTCGTTGACGTGGGACTCGTGAATCAGTCTGCCGCCCAGGCGAGAGCTCGATCTCCGGCAAGCACAAGTGCCACCGCATGAACGTCCAGGTCAGTGCCGATCCGTTCGCTCGGCTGCTCTGGGCTTCACCCGCCCGCCAGGCGCCGTGCACGACGGCCGTCCGAACCCACGGAACCATCGAAGCGCTCACCAGAGCCGACGTCCGGACCTGGGTCGACAAGGGATACCAGGGGGCCTGGGGCACGGAGTGAGTCCCCTACCGGGGCCGCTGGAGCACGCTCCCGTCCGGGAAGCGCGCAATGAACTCCTCACACGCCGGGATCGGGTCTGTAAAGATATCGGCCCTGTCTCACATTCGGTGGTGACGGAGCGTCGTGAGGACTCGTTGACATTCACGTGAAGGATGTCAACGAGCTTGTCCAGACGGTGTTTTCGGGCTTGTCGCCGCTGGTCATCGAGGATGTGGCTGACGAAGGTGAGCGGATCCTGGTGCGGGCACGGACACCGCGGGACACTGCGGCCTGCCCGGTGTGCGGGGCCCCGTCGGAACGCGTGCACGGCTATCACTGGAGGACGGTGGCCGACGTGCCGGTCGATGAACGACGGGTGGTGGTCCGTGTGCGGGTGCGGCGTCTGGTGTGTCCCACGCGCGGCTGCCGCCACACCTTCCGCGAGCAAGTGTGCGGAGTGCTGGACCGATATCAGCGGCGAACCGTCCGCCTGACCAGGCAAGTCAAGGCCGTGGTCAAGGAGTTAGCGGGCCGGGCGGGGACACGTTTGCTGGCGATACTCGCGGTGAGCCTGTCGCGTCACACGGCCCTGCGCACCCTGCTGCGGATCCCACTGCCAACCGGTCGGGTGCCCCGGGTGATCGGCGTCGACGACTTCGCTCTGCGCCGGCGCCACCGCTATGCCACCGTGATCATCGACGCCGAGACCCACGAGCGGATCGATGTGCTGCCCGACCGCACCGCCGACACTCTGGAAGTGTGGCTGCGCGAACATCCGGGCGTCGAGGTCGTGTGCCGTGACGGCTCCGCGACCTACGCCGAGGCGATCCGGCGCGCCCTGCCCGACGCGGTGCAGGTCGCGGACCGGTGGCATGTGTGGAAGAACCTGTGCGAAGCCGCCCTGAGCGAGGT
It contains:
- a CDS encoding TRM11 family SAM-dependent methyltransferase, with translation MTHSASVWNTAPTSAPKQRKRNYVPGSAAHPAKMLPQIAAHAISTYTRPGDLVLDPMCGIGTTLVEAIRLGRPALGTEYEPRWAALASANARHVMNATGTGRGEVVCGDARRLTTLIDKQHHGKVALVVTSPPYGNSVHGQVRSTKETGNPGVLKKDHRYSHDPSNLAHVSTDQLLEAFTEILTQCRRVLRPGGTIVVTTRPWREHGELIDLPSAVLGAGKAAGLQPTERCVALLAGIRNGRVINRPSFFQMKNVRDARRVGIPQCVIQHEDVLVFARPQSRTGPAHR
- a CDS encoding AbfB domain-containing protein translates to MNTKYLASSRKRRIVTRGLVTATALAAVSGAVVPSTAVADDPAGAAEVTARAAGIGTTDTQRVEAAAVVGLDPTADVLLFSDYDFIHALWQKARDAGERLDAVRTAAEQAMASTAAEDHVRFIVTGIHEAHRLDQQRERDKAEEERVTRLARTQVLLAIGIPSSPELRGLTDDNFIRTVARHSAAGPEVRAAALKALAGEAADWREFIINGAREAHKRDVARELAELEEQNRKEAERRKELAARHSTAALFRITPSEAMLALTDDNFLRELLRLAPGDLKGTELLTAAQRAVLSSNAADWKAFIYTGADAAFKRDDENRRKKLAEANRKLALQIQAAAENSGVNPNLAAAANKVLAGTDDTAVAEFLKEDTQYRLKRQSLRVRDTTEYARQTDADRGRVTLSSSINSSSVLADREDATWVIVPSLANEPGCYSFESVRKPGYYLRSGKVEQNALRVEIAADDRSSVFRKSATWCVRPAPRPVQGGVGFTQAAGSGVNWLSPTTKDVYARSTFAFPLPGSADGEARSIRLAAWRILPPLAR
- a CDS encoding ALF repeat-containing protein, which codes for MNGRFRPIAGTVRGRVPGIAGRLLSMVMALAILGGVAPGAASAAVTSARPADTATLARLVAALPTAPPGPAPARSELDDISDERDRQLVEDLAEFAEEEEVREAARKALESTDPNAIRDFLERGEAEARQRAKEKRDAADAADRRRIEALRGTGGPYFNAEVERVLKGTARDRADFLAFGADIARQRDKATEQNEKERAAENRKRVEMLVAVGGPEVKRAAQAALATGDDKAIAEFLDKGYLVAAQKDADDRAAHEKAQKEALEAAERLRKLAENAARAAEARTKLIAAHGSAVKALKTASNAMNAAAAQSREADRMLAADRAGKRVSDYGPVKVEIARQVGIAEDASRQAQVAALQAKVQADVLVDTGLTHGVQWSEVASGIAGAADAAAKAAATAQHAVDASAADAAGLNAKNQAELHEQQAKKWRANAEEHAKAAARLAEAAAKQAKIAADAAAKSRQARIAAEQAEKEAWEHARKTRDARIEAQRQARIAAEQRAIAERERDLAAAARARAERERDIAAAARARAEAEARTASARRADAQAAAAVAAEKRATAQTQEGIAAKADEQARGEETKARTARNKAVEAERVHNAEAARARATEAMAAKAAGTEHAETARTAATEARSAANAAGTAAGTARGAADQASAAAVRSRSAAIEAAGAAARARAAAAEATAHAARANAAANKAEAAAFAANAAANRAEAEAALTRAAAQRANAQAAEATAQEARAGIAAHEASRLAGLAAVHANQSLQAANRTRDEADGATREAAMARLQSTIALQAAASARTTAAGIADPANTAIALTAPFTGTDVDADFAAEVAKAAQVMGQAEVTKAEARAAEAVKAAEAAEAAAKRANAQVAPAFKAAAAAARSSADAARSSAAAMKSAAQAAEDGAKARAAAARANEADAQAQADAKLARQAANQAFADAAAARNAATQAEAEAARARGAAADAENHAAAANGAANLAEQEASVAQGAAAQAEKDATDANKFAESAEKHATSAETAAKNAGTYAKEADEAAKKAEEYQRELERKEREEAARPGKEVSSGDLTEAERKALEAAGISVAEFEAAKALAQKNLLDYLKENGAELLVELAAEEIKECWDDPDIPTCLWAIVNNLPWTKAASLVTKLPKLGKAILGIKDFLDKAAEAKRTVKKAEEVIEKVQKKIPDCLGKSKKKPTPKSSKARSAAAKADDDDECLTAETVIYRSPATGKRESEKNGLNPANHGGDYPTAYYANLPEGAAQYAGNGHDLGFHRYVMKPGFRKAFGDLEYPLENKNKFPGLTEWRIPANRAAEFNSYIDHSKTEWWDAALGSYYPPAG
- a CDS encoding S1 RNA-binding domain-containing protein → MIKPSENPDLWNFLDSLQYGDLLSGQVVAIERFGVFVDLDDGPGHPVLPGVGFITLPELSWQSFEDPSEIVQIGQSVSCMFLQFDTWNGEARLSLRETLPDPFQAVADSIQVGQELTTRVTKLLPFGVIVEISDGVEAVIHEKELMGEPATTAKEDGIKVGDDIAAVVLGLDRERRTVTLSQRQARTNLG